The window CCGTAACGATATGCTAAGTCACCGAGACCACCAGCACCAACCATTCCTGCCATTGCAGTTGCCCCAATCAGACCGACTGTTGCAATAGTTAAGCCTAAAATAATGGATGGACGTGCTTCTCGTAGTAATACATGCCAAATAATATGGCGACGTTTAATGCCCATTGCTGTATAGGCTTCCACGACTCCAGCATCCACTTCTAGAAGTGCTGTTTCCATTAAACGTGCTATATAGGGAGCTGTATAGATGACAAGTGGTACAATGACACCTTTTACGCCAATAGTTGTCCCAACGATTAACTTCGTAAACGGTAGGATGAAGAACAGTAAAATAATGAATGGTACAGAACGAACGATATTAATGAGTAAATTGAAAAGTTGATACAAAAATTTATTTTCAAAGGATTGACCAGGGCGTGTTAACACGATTAAAAGCCCTAAAGGAATCCCAATTAAAATGGAGAAGAATAAAGAAATACCGACCATTTGGAAGGTTTCAATCATAGATTTCCCAATAATATGTGACCAATCTGTAAAGAAGTTTTGAATGTTACCCATGTAGTTCGCCTCCCAATTCCTCAATGGCTACGCCGTTTTCTGTGAAAAACGTAAGTGCTTTTTGTACGATATGTACTTCACCGTTTAAATGAACTACGATATTACCGACAATGCCATTTTTTAATTCAATAATATTGGCTGTTAAAATGTTTGGCTGTACATCGTAAATTTTACTTACTTCGGCAAGTAAAGGTTTCCCAGTACTTTCGCCTAGAAAAGTTAAACGAATGACACTGCCTGAAACATTTAACTGCTCGATTAGCGTAGGAGATAAATTACGTTGTGAAATAGTATTTAAAAATTTTCGAGTCGTTGGATGTTGGGGTCTTGCAAAGAGCTCAATAGCAGAGCCGAACTCAACGACCTTACCGTCTTCAAGAACCGATACATCATCGCAAATTTTTTGTATAACATTCATTTCATGTGTAATTAGCAATATCGTAATGCCAAGTTCACGGTTGATTTTAAGTAATAGCTCCAAAATAGCATCAGTTGTTTCAGGGTCAAGTGCACTCGTTGCTTCGTCACTTAGTAAAATTTCTGGCTCTTGTGCAAGCGCGCGAGCAATGGCGACACGTTGTTTTTGGCCACCAGATAATTGACTTGGATAGCTATCTAACTTCTCTGTCAGGCCAACGATTTCAGCGTACTTTGCAACACGATTTTTCACTTCACTGTCGTTATACCCAAGTAGCTTTAATGGTACGGCAATGTTGTTGTAGACGGTTGCCGTTTTTAAGAGATTAAAATGTTGGAAAATCATGCCGATTTTTTGCCGTGTTTGGCGAAGGTCATTTAATGAAAGCGTTGTAATATCCACGTTATCAATAAATACTTTCCCAGCTGTTGGACGTTCTAATAAGTTCACGCATCGAATGAGTGTACTTTTACCGGCACCACTGTAGCCGATAACCCCATGGATTTCACCTTTTTTCACATGAAGATTTATGCCATCAACCGCTTTGACAGTACCTTTTTGCGATTTGAATTCTTTTGATATATTTTGTAGTTGAATCATAGTGTGATTTCTCCTTCCTAAAGGAAAAAGTTACCGTGTAGACGGTAACTTTTGTCGTGTTGTATTACCAGCTTGCGATTACAGAACCATCAAATTCTTCCTCAATAAATTTACGTACTTCGTCCGATTGATAGGCATCAACGAACTTTTTAATCGTTGGGTCTTCTTTGTTTTCAGCACGCACAACAATGTAGTTTACATATGGCGAGTCAGTAGATTCTAAAAGAATGGAATCTTTTTTAGGATTGATACCAGCATCTAATGCAAAGTTTGTGTTAATAGCCGCGACATCTACTTCACTTAATTGCTTTGGAATTTGTGCAGCTTCTAGTTCAATAAATTTGAAGTTCTTTTTGTTTTCTTCCACATCATGAATAGAGGCTGTTAGGCCAGTGCCTTCTTTCAATTTGATATAGCCTGCCTCTTGCAGGACGAATAGGGCACGGGCACCGTTCGTTGGGTCATTTGGTAAGCCAAACGTTGCACCGTCTGGGATTTCATCTAATGATTTATATTTTTCAGAGTATACACCCATTGGATTTAAAATTGTTTTTCCAACAGGCACTAAATCTGTATCGTGATCTTCGTTAAAAGTATTTAGAAATGGTTCGTGTTGATAGCTGTTTGCATCTAAATCCCCCTCTGCTAATGCAGTATTCGGTAAAACATAATCAGAGAAAGGTTTTAGTTCAACCTCTAAGCCATTTTCTTTTGCTACTTTCGCAGCAATCTCTGCAATTTGTTCATGTGGGCCAGATGTTACGCCAACAATGATTTTATTTTCGTTAATAGCCTCACCATTACCTTTGCTGTCTTCCTTACTACCACAGCCGACTAATGCTGCCACCAATGTGAGACTTGCTAAACCTACTAAAAATTTGCTTTTCTTCTTCATGAAAAATGACCTCCAAAGTTGTTTTATCGGTTTTTGAAAATAAAAAAAACTCTCTTACAAACTTAAGAGAGGCTCATGAAAAGAAGTCCTCTCTTATCTTTCAAACGAATAATCGTTTGCAGGATTTAGCACCTTCCCAAAATGGGGGGTTGCCGAGCTTCATAGGGCCAGTCCCTCAGCTACTCTTGATAAGAGATTTATAGTATTTTTGTAAATCCGATAGAACTAATATAATTTATAGGTTATATTAAGTCAATAAATATTTTAAATATTTTATTAAATCAAACTATATTAGATGTGGTTTTGAGGGATAGAAATTGCCTGTAAAGTCGTGAGTGTTGGGCTATGAAAGTCCCTGTTAGTAATATGTGAATATAATTTATTCAGGGAAAGAGGTAAATCTATGTCTGTAAGAGTTAATTATGGGGTAGGGTCATTTGGAAAGGTTATTAGTGCGCGCATTTTAATGGGGACAGATATTATTGAGGGAATTGAGGCTGTATGTGAAGAGAACGGAATTGAATCAGCAACAATTGTTAGCTGTATCGGTAGTTTTCAAAAAAGTAATTTTGTTTATTTAGTCCCGGATGAGACATCGAATATAAAAGTTCGATTTAGTGAAATAATTGAAAAAGAAGGGCCTCTTGAATTTATTCAAGGTTCTGGCGTTATCTGTAAGCGGGATGGCGTATATGAAACCCATTTTCATGGATCGATGAGTGATCAATGGGGAGGTGTGTCTGGCGGGCATTTTATTAAAGGCGGGAATCCTGTTATTACAGCAGATGTTGTTTTAGCAGAAGTACGGGGTGTACAGCATATCCGACGTTTCGATGAAGAAACGGGACATGTTCAATTTTATCCCTTAGAAGAGGGATTAGAGAGTCCCCGAAAAATAAAGGGAAACTTCAATCAGTGGGAGGGTTTCTTCATCCCCCACTGATTGTTAGTTGAACCAATCGGGCATTTACGGTCAGTTGATTGCCCACCTAGTTGATTTGTTCACTTCTCGACTTGTGGTGGGCGTTTTACTGACCGTTAATGCGGGATAAATAAATAAGAACTGTCCAATAGGTGTAACATACGCTGATTGGACAGTCCATCATTCTACTTAAATAAATGTAATTTCTCAATTCTAATGATAGCTTCACGTAAACGTTCTTCGCTGACAAGTAAGCCAACGCGGACATAGCCTTCTCCATATTCACCAAAGCCATTACCCGCGGCAACGGCAATATCAGCGTTGTCGAGTAACAGATTAGCAAATTGCTCACTTGTATAACCTAATGGAACAGGTAACCAAGCAAAGAATGAACCTTTTGGTGCTGTAACTTGCCAACCAATTCGTTTGGCTTCTTCAATGAGAACGTTTCGACGACGCTCATAGGTTGCTCGTAGCACAACTGCACAATCTTGCGAGGAGGTCAGTGCTATAGCGGCGGCCTGTTGTACGGCAGGAAATTGGCTACAAAATAAATGATCTTGAATGATATTGATCGCTTCAATTATTTTAGCGTTCCCAACGGCAAATCCAATGCGCCAGCCGGCCATATTAAAGGTCTTAGATAACGTATACATTTCAATGCCGACATCTTTAGCGCCCTCTGTTTGCAGGAAGCTGACAGGTTTATTGCCATCAAAGCCTATTGCTCCATACGCAAAATCATGTGATACGATGATATTATGTTCTTTTGCAAAACGAACCGTTTCCTCAAAAAATTCTTGTGTCGCTGTACCACCAGTGGGGTTATTCGGATAGTTTAAGTAAAGTAACTTAGCACGGGCTTTTACTTCGTCTGACAAAGCCTTATAATCAGGCAAGAAGTCGTTTTCCGCAAAAAGCGGCATGACATCAAAGTTTACATCACCTAGTACAACGCCAGATAAGTAGTCAGGATAGCCTGGGTCGGGTAATAGCATATAATCACCGGGATTTAAAACAGCCAGAGGTAGTTCAACAAGGCCGATTTTTGTACCGCCAAGAATGGCTACTTCTGTATTAGGATCAATGTCGACGTTGTATTCACGTTTGTAAAAATCAGCAGCAGCTTGACGCAATTCTGCTATACCACGAAATGGAGAGTATTTATGATGTTGCGGATTTTCGGCTGCTTCTTGTAAGGCTTTGATAATGTGTGGTGGTGTAGGCTGGTCGGGATTACCTTGTCCAAGATTAATAACATCTCGTCCTTCTGCAAGGGCCGCGTTGACCTTTTGCACAAGTGCTGCGAAAAATTGTGTTGGGAGTTGCTGTAGTTTTTTTGAGAATTCCATGTACTATCACCTTTTTCAGAATATAATAATTATTGTAGATATGTTGCAAATACTATTACTTTTTTTACGGATTGTCTAGAGGGGGACTGAAAAATGAAAATCGGTTGTATTCAATTAAATGTTGGTTTTGGCAAAGTAGAAGATAATTTTGCTCGGGCAGAGGGAAAAATTCGTGAGGCTGCAAATCTTGGTGCAGAAATTATTGTACTACCAGAAATGTGGAATACAGGCTATGCACTTGAAAAATTACCAGAGCTTGCAGACGTCGATGGCGAACGAACAAAATCATTTTTGCAAAGTTTAGCAAAAGAGCTAGAAGTACATATTGTTGGTGGCTCCGTCTCAACGAAGAAGGGCGATAAATTTTACAATACAATGTATACTTTTGATAACAGTGGGGTGCAGGTAGGAGAGTACAATAAGGCTCATTTATTCCGCTTAATGGACGAGCATTTATATTTAGAAGCGGGTGACGAAATGAATCGCTTTGCACTTGGAGATATAGAGGCTGCAGGTGTAATTTGCTATGATATCCGCTTCCCAGAATGGTTGCGTGCTCATGCATTAGATGGTGCAAAGGTTTTGTTCGTACCAGCGCAGTGGCCAACTCCACGCATTGATCACTGGAAAACATTACTACAAGCACGTGCAATCGAAAATCAATGCTTCGTCATTGCGGTCAATCGTATCGCTAAAAAGGTGGAAAACTTCAACGGTCAATCAATGATTATTCAGCCGTGGGGAGAAGTACTTTGGATTGGTGCAGAGGACGAAGAAGTAGCTGTTATTGATGTAGACTTCTCAATTGTTGATGAAGTACGAGGAAGAATTCCGGTTTATGATGACCGTAGACCTGGATTATATAGCGGCGTTGTTGAGCAATAAAATGATAAAAAGTCTGTCTAAAAAGCTCATTTTTCTCGTGTCCTTCTAGGGCATCCTGGTAGGGTTGTGATGCCCCTTTAAGTAGGCGATCCGCAAGCCTCGCAGATACAAAAGCATCTGCGGGGTTTTGCTATGAAAAAGTTCAATTTTTATCTTCAATTAAAGAATTAGCAAGTAGCATGAACTCAAGTGTAATCCGGTTATGTCCTTTCATGAAATTTTCACCTAGCAAACTTTCAAGCTTTTTTAATCGATGATAGAGTGTTTGCCGAACAATAAATAACTGGTTGGCTGTTTGTTGCTTGGAGCCATTTGTTTGCAAATACACCTGTAGTGTTTCTAACAATTTGCTGTTGTGTTTTTTATCGTAGTCAATACCGGGTTGTAAATAATCTTGTATGACTTCTTGTAAATTCACTTGCATTTGTAATTTATAAATAAGGTGATATAGATGCAAATCATCATAAAAGAATGATGTCGTTTGTACCTTTCGGCAAATATAGAGTGTTTCCAAAGCAGTTTGATAGCTCTTAGGGATTTCCTCTGCATCCGATACAACCTTACCGATAGCTATTTGATAGCCCTGCAACATTTGCTTTTTATAAAATTCAGTTTTCTGAAGTGTAGAAAATATAGTATTTAATTGCTCACGACTAGATTTACTATCTTTGGTATAGAGTAAAATAAAAATAACATAGCTTTTTCTTTCAAATAAAAAGGGGATAAAGCCATTTTGCTCAAATAAGTTTCGATAATATAACTTGCTATACACAATATCTTCTTGAACTTTCATGATTGTACTGGGCGACGATAAAATAAAAATGGTACCACTATAGAAGTGATAGTTAGCATGATGTGCCGCGATGAATTTATATATCTCTTCTTTCGAGAGCTTTTGATCTATCCAATCCGCTAAAATAGTAGCATCCTCAATATCTCTTTTCTCTTCGATATAAAATTCACGCATTAACAGTTGCGCTAAGGCAGTGGCTGTACGATCTAAAATAAGGAGGTCAAATTCTGTAAATAATCTATCTTCTCTATAAAGGGTTAAATGTGCATAATGTTGATCGAGAATGAAGATTGGTTCTCGGTCTTTAATAGAAAAGATAATTTGTGTCTTTAATTCGTTATACATATTTTGTGAAATATCTTCGGTGTTTTGTCCAAGTAATGCATTTTTATTTAACGTTTGTGAATACGACTCTAATGAGGAAATCATTAAATACTGTTGATTCATAATACGGCTATGTAAATCCTGTGTAATACGAACAAAAGGTACTGTTTCATGAAAAACGATTATTGGAAAGCTGTGTTGGTTGGCAAGTGAAATAATCGCTTCTGGTATTGTTTGTAGATATGTTCCGTACTCAATGTAAAGTGCAGCACATTTTGTATGAATTAAAGATTTAACAAAAAATATAAAATCCTCAATGCTGTGCTGAAGGCTAATCCCCGTCGTCAAAACGAGCTCATCCCCTGTTAAGAAGTTATCAATTTGTACTATTTCGATAACATGTGCCCATTTAACAATACTAATAACCCTGCTTCACCAGCAATTACTTCTGCGCTTTGAAAATGTTTACTTTCCAATACATCCTTCACTTGAATTTTATATTGACTCATTATATGCCACCTTCCTAAAGCCTGCTTTTAACAAAGAGGGTTTTTAAATATGTCGAAAAGATTATTTTTAGCTGTTATGTGTTTGAATATCATCTTTAATGTATTTATTTTCTATTTTACATTACGTTAAAAACAAAAGTATAGCATTTTACGGTTTGTCTATTACTTCAACGCTTTGAAAGCTGTAAGATTTTTGGTAAGCGACAATCTAATCTAAAAAAGAGGTGATAGATATGGAGCAACAAACTCATTTACAGAAAGGGTTAAAGAAAAGGCATATGACGATGAGTGCCATTGCTGGGGTTATCGGAGCTGGGCTATTTATGGGAAGTGGCTCAGTCATAAAGTTGGCTGGACCTAGCACAATACACATGTTTGGTCCAGATCAAGCTCGATTCTTTATGAAGGCAAAAACAATTTCAGAACGTTGGCCAGACGAATCTCAATCTCGTTCGCTTTTCCAAGTAATCAAGATTCAACAATAAAATAGATAGATGATTGATATGTCTATATAAAATAAAGGGGTGTGTGAATATGGTTCAAACAAATGTAAAGAGTGATATTTTTTATCACAAGGGCATTTGCCAGCAGTTGAACTAGCCGAAAAGATAAATCAGATGCTCGGTGGAGATTATGTGATCTTCTTCTCAAATAGTGGATCAGAAGCGAATGAAACGGCATTTAAAATTGCTCGTCAGTATCACCAACAAAAAGGTGAGAGTTCTCGCTATAAAATTGTCTCACGCTATCGTGCATATCATGGGAATTCCTTCGGTGCTCTAGCTGCAACAGGGCAAGCAGAACGAAAGTATAAATACGAACCACTGTCTCCAGGGTTTATTCATGTAACGCCGCCTGATCAGTATCGCGAACCGGAGAGTGACTCAGTAGCTCCAGGAAATTTAGCGAGTGTCAAAGCAGTGGATAAGGTCATCACATGGGAGCACAGTGATACAATTGCTGCGATGATCTTAGAACCTATTATTACAGGTGGCGGTGTTATCATGCCCCCCGAAAATTATTTAAAGGGTATTGAGGAAGTCTGTAAAAAACATGGAGCACTTATGATTGTAGATGAAGTCATTTGTGGATTTGGGCGTACAGGTCAGCCATTTGGTTTTATGAATTATGGGGTGAAACCGGATATTATTACAATAGCGAAAGGCATTACAAGTGCCTATTTACCTTTATCAGCAACAGCTGTGAAGCGCGAAATTTATGAA of the Lysinibacillus fusiformis genome contains:
- a CDS encoding methionine ABC transporter permease; this translates as MGNIQNFFTDWSHIIGKSMIETFQMVGISLFFSILIGIPLGLLIVLTRPGQSFENKFLYQLFNLLINIVRSVPFIILLFFILPFTKLIVGTTIGVKGVIVPLVIYTAPYIARLMETALLEVDAGVVEAYTAMGIKRRHIIWHVLLREARPSIILGLTIATVGLIGATAMAGMVGAGGLGDLAYRYGHLRYEVDVMYVTVFILIILVQSIQSLGNRFAAKLKKD
- a CDS encoding methionine ABC transporter ATP-binding protein; this encodes MIQLQNISKEFKSQKGTVKAVDGINLHVKKGEIHGVIGYSGAGKSTLIRCVNLLERPTAGKVFIDNVDITTLSLNDLRQTRQKIGMIFQHFNLLKTATVYNNIAVPLKLLGYNDSEVKNRVAKYAEIVGLTEKLDSYPSQLSGGQKQRVAIARALAQEPEILLSDEATSALDPETTDAILELLLKINRELGITILLITHEMNVIQKICDDVSVLEDGKVVEFGSAIELFARPQHPTTRKFLNTISQRNLSPTLIEQLNVSGSVIRLTFLGESTGKPLLAEVSKIYDVQPNILTANIIELKNGIVGNIVVHLNGEVHIVQKALTFFTENGVAIEELGGELHG
- a CDS encoding MetQ/NlpA family ABC transporter substrate-binding protein: MKKKSKFLVGLASLTLVAALVGCGSKEDSKGNGEAINENKIIVGVTSGPHEQIAEIAAKVAKENGLEVELKPFSDYVLPNTALAEGDLDANSYQHEPFLNTFNEDHDTDLVPVGKTILNPMGVYSEKYKSLDEIPDGATFGLPNDPTNGARALFVLQEAGYIKLKEGTGLTASIHDVEENKKNFKFIELEAAQIPKQLSEVDVAAINTNFALDAGINPKKDSILLESTDSPYVNYIVVRAENKEDPTIKKFVDAYQSDEVRKFIEEEFDGSVIASW
- a CDS encoding PPC domain-containing DNA-binding protein — encoded protein: MSVRVNYGVGSFGKVISARILMGTDIIEGIEAVCEENGIESATIVSCIGSFQKSNFVYLVPDETSNIKVRFSEIIEKEGPLEFIQGSGVICKRDGVYETHFHGSMSDQWGGVSGGHFIKGGNPVITADVVLAEVRGVQHIRRFDEETGHVQFYPLEEGLESPRKIKGNFNQWEGFFIPH
- a CDS encoding pyridoxal phosphate-dependent aminotransferase produces the protein MEFSKKLQQLPTQFFAALVQKVNAALAEGRDVINLGQGNPDQPTPPHIIKALQEAAENPQHHKYSPFRGIAELRQAAADFYKREYNVDIDPNTEVAILGGTKIGLVELPLAVLNPGDYMLLPDPGYPDYLSGVVLGDVNFDVMPLFAENDFLPDYKALSDEVKARAKLLYLNYPNNPTGGTATQEFFEETVRFAKEHNIIVSHDFAYGAIGFDGNKPVSFLQTEGAKDVGIEMYTLSKTFNMAGWRIGFAVGNAKIIEAINIIQDHLFCSQFPAVQQAAAIALTSSQDCAVVLRATYERRRNVLIEEAKRIGWQVTAPKGSFFAWLPVPLGYTSEQFANLLLDNADIAVAAGNGFGEYGEGYVRVGLLVSEERLREAIIRIEKLHLFK
- a CDS encoding carbon-nitrogen family hydrolase, whose amino-acid sequence is MKIGCIQLNVGFGKVEDNFARAEGKIREAANLGAEIIVLPEMWNTGYALEKLPELADVDGERTKSFLQSLAKELEVHIVGGSVSTKKGDKFYNTMYTFDNSGVQVGEYNKAHLFRLMDEHLYLEAGDEMNRFALGDIEAAGVICYDIRFPEWLRAHALDGAKVLFVPAQWPTPRIDHWKTLLQARAIENQCFVIAVNRIAKKVENFNGQSMIIQPWGEVLWIGAEDEEVAVIDVDFSIVDEVRGRIPVYDDRRPGLYSGVVEQ
- a CDS encoding PucR family transcriptional regulator; protein product: MSIVKWAHVIEIVQIDNFLTGDELVLTTGISLQHSIEDFIFFVKSLIHTKCAALYIEYGTYLQTIPEAIISLANQHSFPIIVFHETVPFVRITQDLHSRIMNQQYLMISSLESYSQTLNKNALLGQNTEDISQNMYNELKTQIIFSIKDREPIFILDQHYAHLTLYREDRLFTEFDLLILDRTATALAQLLMREFYIEEKRDIEDATILADWIDQKLSKEEIYKFIAAHHANYHFYSGTIFILSSPSTIMKVQEDIVYSKLYYRNLFEQNGFIPFLFERKSYVIFILLYTKDSKSSREQLNTIFSTLQKTEFYKKQMLQGYQIAIGKVVSDAEEIPKSYQTALETLYICRKVQTTSFFYDDLHLYHLIYKLQMQVNLQEVIQDYLQPGIDYDKKHNSKLLETLQVYLQTNGSKQQTANQLFIVRQTLYHRLKKLESLLGENFMKGHNRITLEFMLLANSLIEDKN